AGCACCGGCTCGCCCGACGCGCCCACGCGGGCTGCGGCGCGCGAGGCCTGGATTTCCATCAGTGCCACGAGGCCGTGCACTTCCGAGGCATCGGGCACGAGCTCGGCCACGATGCGGCCGAGGCGCAAGGCTTCGTCGCAGAGCGCGGGGCGCATCCAGTCGTCACCAGCGGTGGCCGAGTAGCCCTCGTTGAAGATCAGGTAGAGCACCTCGAGCACCGAAGCGAGCCGCGCCTCGAGTTCGTGCCGGCGCGGCACTTCGAAGGGCACGCGCGCTTCGAGCAGCGTGCGCTTGGCGCGCACGATGCGCTGCGCCACGGTGGCTTCGGGCACCAGGAAGGCGCGCGCGATTTCGTCGGTCGTGAGGCCGCCCATGAGGCGCAGCGTGAGCGCCACGCGCGCCTCGGTCGAAAGCACCGGATGGCAGGCGGTGAACACCAGCCGCAGCAGGTCGTCGCCGATGTCGTCGTCGAGCGCGGCATCGACCGCCTCGGCGAGATCGGCCTCTGCCATTTCGTGCCGGGCGTCGAATTCGCGGCCGACTTCGCCGGCCTTGTGCCCGGCCAGCTGCAGGTGGCGCAGCCGGTCGAGCGCGCGGCGCTTGGCCACGGCGGTGAGCCAGGCCGCGGGGTTGTCGGGCACGCCGGCTTCGGGCCACTGCTCGAGCGCTGAAACCAGCGCGTCCTGGGCCAGTTCCTCGGCCAGGCCCACGTCGCGCACCATGCGTGCGACGGTGGCGATGATCTTTGCCGACTCCATGCGCCAGACCGCGTCGATGGCGCGGTGGATGGCGGCCTCGCCCTTGCCGTTCATGCGTTTGCGCCCGCTACGCCGCTTCGACCGGCTAGCATCCGCCCATGAAACCGTTCCTCCCGGCCCTGCTGATCCTGACCCTGGTCCTCGGCTGCGCACAGGCCGCCGAGGTTGAGCGCAACAGCCTCGGCATGGCCTTCGTCAGGCTGCCGGCCGGCGAGTTCCTGATGGGCAGCGACGAGGCACCCGAGTCGCTGGCCCGCGCCTACCCGCAGTTGCCGGCGACACGCTTCGCAAAACTCGACGACGAGAAGCCGGTTCATCGGGTGCGAATCACGCGGTCTTTCTGGATGGGCCGGCACGAGGTGACGGTCGGTCAATTCAAGCGCTTTGTCGAAGCCTCGGGTTACGTGCCCGAGTCGCTGGCCGATGGGACCGGAGGCTATGGCTGGCGCTCCGATTACGACCCGGCCACCACGAAGCGCGGTGACGCCTTCGAGGGCCGCGACCCGCGCTATTCGTGGCGCAACCCCGGTTTCGCTCAGGGCGACGAGCATCCGGTCGTCAACGTGACCTGGCACGACGCCCAGGCCTTGGCCGCCTGGCTCAGCAAGACCGAGGGCCGCCGCTACCGGCTGCCGACCGAGGCCGAATGGGAATACGCCTGCCGCGCGGGCAGCCGCAGCCGCTACAGCTCGGGCGACGAACCGCAGTCGCTGCTGCGTGCGGCCAATGTGTTCGACGCGAGCAGCGCCGGGTACTGGCCGCGCTGGCAGCCGATGGCGCTGGATGGCGACGATGGCTACGCGTTCACCGCGCCGGTCGGCAGCTTTGCGCCCAACGCCTGGGGCCTTTACGACATGCACGGCAATGCGTGGGAGTGGGTGGCCGACTGGCATGGCGAGGAATACTACGCGCGCTCGCCGCTGGACGACCCGCAGGGCCCCGCTGAAGGCGAGGTGCGGGTGCGCCGCGGCGGCTCCTGGCACACCTGGGCCTTCTATGCCCGGTCCGCCTACCGCAACTGGAACGCGCCGGACACACGCTACACGCTGGTGGGCATCCGGCTGGTCCGGGAAGACTAGGGCAACCTACCTCTTGACGGTCTGCATCGAAGGAAAGCTCTCGGCCAACGCCTGCAGGTCGGGCGGGAAATCTCCGAGCTCCTGCACCTGCCGGACCTCGATGACCTCGTTCTCGCCGCCGGGGCAGCGCGTGGCCCACTCGATGGCTTCGGCGCGCGAAGCAACCTCGATCACCCAGTAGCCGCCGAGCACTTCCTTGGCCTCGGCGAAGGGGCCGTCGACCACCTTCGGCTTGCGGCCCGGAAAGCTCACGCGCGCGCCCATCGAGGGCGGATGCAGGCCGTCGCAGCTGATCAGCACGCCGGCTTTCTGCAGGGCTTCGTTGTAAGCCATCATCGCCCGCATCGCCTCGGCGTCTTCGGGCATGGTGCCCGGCGCGGCCGTTTCGTAGCCGTGGGGGATCATCAGCATCATGAATCGCATGGTGGGTCTCCTTTGCGGGCGGTTCAGCTGCCGGCCTTGGCGCGGGCCTGGGACTCGGCGCGCAGGCGGTCTTCCTGCGCCAGCAGCTCGGGCGTCATCGAATCGCCGAAGTCGGCGGCTTCGAACACCTGGCGGAT
The Variovorax paradoxus genome window above contains:
- a CDS encoding YciI family protein, whose protein sequence is MRFMMLMIPHGYETAAPGTMPEDAEAMRAMMAYNEALQKAGVLISCDGLHPPSMGARVSFPGRKPKVVDGPFAEAKEVLGGYWVIEVASRAEAIEWATRCPGGENEVIEVRQVQELGDFPPDLQALAESFPSMQTVKR
- a CDS encoding formylglycine-generating enzyme family protein, translated to MKPFLPALLILTLVLGCAQAAEVERNSLGMAFVRLPAGEFLMGSDEAPESLARAYPQLPATRFAKLDDEKPVHRVRITRSFWMGRHEVTVGQFKRFVEASGYVPESLADGTGGYGWRSDYDPATTKRGDAFEGRDPRYSWRNPGFAQGDEHPVVNVTWHDAQALAAWLSKTEGRRYRLPTEAEWEYACRAGSRSRYSSGDEPQSLLRAANVFDASSAGYWPRWQPMALDGDDGYAFTAPVGSFAPNAWGLYDMHGNAWEWVADWHGEEYYARSPLDDPQGPAEGEVRVRRGGSWHTWAFYARSAYRNWNAPDTRYTLVGIRLVRED
- a CDS encoding RNA polymerase sigma factor; the encoded protein is MNGKGEAAIHRAIDAVWRMESAKIIATVARMVRDVGLAEELAQDALVSALEQWPEAGVPDNPAAWLTAVAKRRALDRLRHLQLAGHKAGEVGREFDARHEMAEADLAEAVDAALDDDIGDDLLRLVFTACHPVLSTEARVALTLRLMGGLTTDEIARAFLVPEATVAQRIVRAKRTLLEARVPFEVPRRHELEARLASVLEVLYLIFNEGYSATAGDDWMRPALCDEALRLGRIVAELVPDASEVHGLVALMEIQASRAAARVGASGEPVLLLAQNRARWDHLLIRRGLAALARAEALGGAFGPYALQAAIAACHGRARTAEDTDWPRIAALYDALAELSPSPIVELNRAVALSMAFGPASGLEVVDALVGEPALQGYHLLPTVRGDLLFKLGRRDEARREFDRAASLTRNTRERALLIARAKACVAGPEDG